The following proteins are co-located in the Candidatus Paracaedibacter acanthamoebae genome:
- the folK gene encoding 2-amino-4-hydroxy-6-hydroxymethyldihydropteridine diphosphokinase — protein MLFQESIQQTLGHTMRVFIGLGSNLGNSEQNLKEAVYRIHQVYPIIAQSSILITKAQYIEDQPDFCNQVIEIQGHGDPQTLLTFLRGLENLMGRQRTIKYGPRLIDLDIIFFGNLIVASDDLMIPHPLFAERGFVLQPLLEIAPDWICPKSGQSITELHKKLVS, from the coding sequence ATGTTATTTCAAGAAAGCATTCAACAAACTTTAGGTCATACAATGCGGGTGTTTATAGGGCTGGGCAGTAACCTCGGTAACTCTGAGCAGAATTTAAAAGAAGCGGTTTATAGAATTCATCAAGTCTATCCCATTATAGCTCAATCTTCCATCCTTATCACGAAGGCTCAATATATTGAAGATCAACCCGATTTTTGCAATCAAGTTATTGAAATTCAAGGTCATGGTGATCCTCAAACATTGCTGACATTTTTACGGGGTTTAGAGAACCTTATGGGGCGACAAAGAACAATAAAATATGGTCCTCGGTTAATAGATTTGGATATCATTTTCTTTGGTAATCTAATTGTTGCATCAGATGATCTTATGATCCCGCATCCGTTATTTGCAGAACGGGGTTTTGTTTTACAACCCCTGTTAGAAATCGCTCCTGATTGGATCTGCCCTAAATCAGGACAGTCAATCACTGAGCTGCATAAGAAATTAGTGAGCTAG